One Panthera leo isolate Ple1 chromosome B1, P.leo_Ple1_pat1.1, whole genome shotgun sequence DNA window includes the following coding sequences:
- the CTSO gene encoding cathepsin O, which translates to MELRALWLLCCCFCCCGRAADPRATFPATEPRSRERQAAAFRESLHRHRYLNSVFPGENSSAVYGINQFSHLFPEEFKAIYLRSKPSRLPRYRAEVQTSIPNVSLPLRFDWRDKRVVTPVRNQQTCGGCWAFSVVGAVESAYAIKGKPLEDLSVQQVIDCSYNNYGCNGGSTLNALNWLNKTHVKLVRDSEYPFKAQNGLCRYFSDSHFGFSIKGYSAYDFSDQEDEMAKALVTFGPLVVVVDAVSWQDYLGGIIQHHCSSGEANHAVLITGFDKIGNPPYWIVRNSWGSSWGVDGYAHVKMGGNICGIADSVSAVFV; encoded by the exons ATGGAGCTGCGAGCGCTCTGGCTgctttgctgctgcttctgctgctgcggCCGCGCTGCGGACCCCCGCGCCACCTTCCCGGCGACGGAGCCGCGGAGCCGCGAGCGACAGGCAGCCGCCTTCCGG gaAAGTCTTCATAGACATCGATACTTGAATTCTGTATTCCCTGGTGAAAACTCCAGTGCCGTCTATGGAATaaatcaattttctcatttgtttcctgAAGAGTTTAAAG CTATTTACTTAAGAAGCAAACCTTCCAGATTGCCCAGATACCGAGCAGAAGTCCAAACATCCATACCCAATGTGTCTTTACCATTAAGATTCGACTGGCGGGACAAGCGTGTTGTAACACCAGTGAGAAACCAGCAGACC tgtggaggttgctGGGCCTTCAGTGTGGTGGGTGCCGTGGAATCTGCCTATGCGATAAAAGGGAAGCCTTTGGAAGACCTAAGTGTTCAGCAGGTCATTGATTGTTCATATAATAATTACGGCTGCAATGGAGGGTCTACTCTCAATGCTTTGAACTGGCTGAATAAG acGCATGTAAAACTGGTGAGAGATTCAGAGTACCCATTCAAAGCGCAAAATGGCCTGTGCCGTTACTTTTCTGATTCACATTTTGGATTTTCAATCAAAGGTTATTCTGCATATGACTTCAG TGACCAAGAAGATGAAATGGCAAAAGCACTTGTCACCTTTGGCCCATTGGTCGTGGTAGTAGATGCAGTGAGCTGGCAAGACTATTTAGGAGGCATAATACAGCACCATTGCTCTAGTGGAGAAGCAAATCATGCAGTTCTTATAACCGGGTTTGATAAAATAG GAAATCCTCCATATTGGATTGTGCGGAACTCATGGGGAAGTTCATGGGGAGTAGATGGCTATGCCCATGTTAAAATGGGAGGCAATATTTGTG gtatTGCAGATTCTGTTTCTGCTGTATTTGTGTGA